From one Mycobacterium colombiense CECT 3035 genomic stretch:
- a CDS encoding alpha/beta hydrolase, with the protein MPDVLPGYQQRTIALGADPAGEGDIVATLIRRGPEPDKAGRETAPDARAVLAVHGYTDYFFHTELADHFAARGFTFYALDLHKCGRSRRDGQTPHFITDLTNYEAELDQALAGIAERGKVLLYAHSAGGLIVSLWLDRLRRRNPAAHARVGGLVLNSPFLELPGPPILRHSATVALIAGLSRVRSKGVARSPGEGGYGTTLHRDYGGEFDYNLQWKPVGGFPITFGWLHAVRRGQARLHRGLDVGVPNLILRSDHSVHESADSASMQRGDAVLDVTQIARWAGCVGNRTAVVPVTDAKHDVFLSLPGPREVAYRELDLWLEGYLRVDNDASASLRKG; encoded by the coding sequence GTGCCCGACGTCCTCCCCGGTTATCAGCAGCGCACGATCGCCCTCGGGGCCGATCCCGCCGGTGAGGGCGACATCGTCGCCACGCTGATCCGGCGCGGCCCCGAACCGGATAAGGCGGGCCGCGAGACGGCGCCCGACGCGCGCGCGGTGCTTGCGGTGCACGGCTACACCGACTACTTCTTTCACACCGAGCTGGCCGACCATTTCGCGGCCCGAGGCTTCACGTTCTATGCGCTGGACCTCCATAAGTGCGGCCGGTCACGGCGCGACGGCCAGACGCCGCACTTCATCACCGACCTCACCAACTATGAGGCCGAACTCGATCAGGCGCTGGCCGGCATCGCGGAGCGCGGCAAGGTGTTGCTGTACGCGCATTCGGCGGGCGGGCTGATCGTGTCGCTGTGGCTGGACCGGTTGCGCCGGCGAAATCCGGCCGCGCACGCCCGCGTTGGCGGCCTGGTGCTCAACAGTCCCTTCCTGGAGCTGCCCGGCCCGCCCATCCTGCGGCATTCCGCGACCGTGGCGCTGATCGCCGGCCTGTCCCGCGTGCGGTCCAAGGGCGTGGCGCGGTCGCCGGGCGAGGGCGGCTACGGCACCACCCTGCACCGCGACTACGGCGGTGAATTCGACTACAACCTGCAGTGGAAACCCGTGGGCGGCTTTCCCATCACCTTCGGCTGGCTGCACGCCGTCCGCCGCGGCCAGGCCCGGCTGCATCGCGGTCTCGACGTCGGTGTGCCGAATCTGATTCTGCGATCGGATCATAGCGTGCACGAAAGCGCCGATTCCGCCTCGATGCAGCGCGGGGACGCGGTTCTCGACGTCACCCAGATCGCGCGCTGGGCCGGCTGCGTCGGCAACCGCACCGCCGTGGTTCCGGTGACCGACGCCAAGCACGACGTGTTCTTATCGCTGCCGGGGCCGCGCGAAGTCGCCTATCGGGAACTCGACCTCTGGCTGGAGGGCTACCTGCGCGTCGACAATGACGCCTCGGCATCGCTGCGGAAGGGGTGA
- a CDS encoding MFS transporter: protein MTALNDAERAVQNQASARPDRPAPVSSAFPAETASKPPAETALKRISKYYPAWLPSRRFIAAVIAIGGMQLLATMDSTVAIVALPKIQNELSLSDAGRSWVITAYVLTFGGLMLLGGRLGDTIGRKRTFIVGVALFTISSVLCAVAWDEATMVIARLSQGVGSAIASPTGLALVATTFPKGPARNFATAVFAAMTAVGSVMGLVVGGALTEVSWRLAFLVNVPIGLVMMYLARTALRETNRERMKLDATGALLATLACTAAVFAFSMGPEKGWVSITTIGSGVVALGAGLAFIIVERTAENPVVPFDLFRDRNRLVTFTAIFLAGGLMFSLTVCIGLYVQDILGYSALRAGVGFIPFVIAMGIGLGVSSQLVSRFSPRVLTIGGGIMLFWAMLFGWAFMHRGAAYFPNLVLPIVVGGIGIGMAVVPLTLSAIAGVGFDQIGPVSAVTLMLQSLGGPLVLAVIQAVITSRTLYMGGTTGPVKFMNDAQLAALDNGYTYGLLWLAGVAVIVGGAALLIGYTPDQVAHAQEVKEAMDAGEL from the coding sequence ATGACGGCTCTCAACGATGCAGAGCGCGCGGTGCAGAATCAGGCCTCGGCGCGCCCCGATCGTCCGGCCCCGGTGAGCAGTGCGTTCCCGGCGGAGACCGCCTCCAAGCCCCCGGCGGAGACCGCCCTGAAGCGCATCAGCAAGTACTACCCGGCATGGCTGCCCTCCCGCCGCTTCATCGCGGCCGTGATCGCCATCGGCGGTATGCAGCTGCTTGCGACCATGGACAGCACCGTCGCCATCGTCGCGCTCCCCAAGATCCAGAACGAGCTGAGCCTGTCCGACGCCGGGCGCAGCTGGGTCATCACCGCCTACGTGCTGACGTTCGGCGGCCTGATGCTGCTGGGCGGTCGCCTCGGCGACACCATCGGGCGCAAGCGCACCTTCATCGTCGGCGTCGCGCTGTTCACCATCTCGTCCGTGCTGTGCGCGGTCGCCTGGGACGAGGCCACCATGGTGATCGCCCGGCTGTCGCAGGGCGTCGGCTCGGCCATCGCCTCGCCGACCGGTCTGGCGCTGGTGGCGACCACCTTCCCCAAGGGCCCGGCCCGTAACTTCGCGACCGCGGTATTCGCCGCGATGACGGCTGTCGGCTCGGTGATGGGGCTGGTGGTTGGTGGAGCGCTCACCGAGGTGTCGTGGCGGCTGGCGTTCCTGGTGAACGTGCCGATCGGCCTGGTGATGATGTACCTGGCCCGCACCGCGCTGCGGGAGACCAACCGCGAGCGGATGAAGCTCGACGCCACCGGGGCCTTACTGGCCACCTTGGCCTGCACCGCGGCCGTGTTCGCTTTCTCGATGGGGCCGGAAAAGGGCTGGGTGTCGATCACCACCATCGGATCCGGCGTGGTTGCGCTGGGTGCCGGGCTGGCCTTCATCATCGTGGAGCGCACCGCCGAGAACCCGGTCGTTCCGTTCGATCTCTTCCGCGACCGCAACCGGCTGGTCACCTTCACCGCGATCTTTTTGGCCGGTGGGCTGATGTTCAGCCTGACCGTGTGCATCGGCCTGTACGTGCAGGACATCCTCGGTTACAGCGCGCTGCGCGCGGGGGTCGGCTTCATCCCGTTCGTCATCGCGATGGGCATCGGACTCGGTGTCTCCTCGCAGCTGGTGTCCCGGTTCTCGCCGCGGGTGCTGACCATCGGCGGCGGGATCATGCTGTTCTGGGCGATGTTGTTCGGCTGGGCGTTCATGCACCGCGGCGCTGCGTACTTCCCCAACCTGGTGTTGCCCATCGTGGTCGGCGGAATCGGGATCGGCATGGCCGTCGTCCCCCTCACGCTGTCGGCCATCGCCGGCGTGGGCTTCGATCAGATCGGCCCGGTATCGGCGGTCACGCTGATGCTGCAGAGCCTGGGTGGGCCGCTGGTGCTGGCCGTCATCCAGGCGGTGATCACCTCGCGGACGCTGTACATGGGCGGCACCACCGGCCCGGTGAAGTTCATGAACGATGCGCAGTTGGCCGCACTGGACAACGGCTACACCTACGGACTGCTCTGGCTGGCCGGTGTGGCCGTCATCGTCGGCGGTGCGGCGCTGCTGATCGGCTACACCCCCGACCAGGTTGCGCACGCGCAAGAGGTCAAGGAAGCGATGGACGCCGGGGAGCTGTAG
- the cobO gene encoding cob(I)yrinic acid a,c-diamide adenosyltransferase: MPQGVPLQVPDDGLTTRARRHTPVLAVHTGPGKGKSTAAFGMALRAWNAGLSVAVFQFVKSAKWKVGEEAAFAHLGRLHEEHQVGAPVEWHKMGAGWSWTRKAGSDVDHAAAAADGWAEIAHRLADQRHDFYVLDEFTYPLKWGWVDVDAVVGELAARPGHQHVVITGRDAPQRLIDAADLVTEMTKVKHPMDAGRKGQKGIEW; this comes from the coding sequence ATGCCACAAGGCGTTCCACTGCAAGTTCCCGATGACGGCCTGACCACGCGGGCGCGTCGCCACACGCCCGTGCTGGCCGTGCACACCGGCCCCGGCAAGGGGAAGTCCACGGCGGCATTCGGCATGGCCCTGCGGGCATGGAACGCCGGGCTGTCCGTCGCGGTGTTCCAGTTCGTCAAGAGCGCCAAGTGGAAGGTGGGCGAGGAGGCCGCATTCGCCCACCTGGGCCGGTTGCATGAAGAGCACCAGGTCGGTGCGCCGGTCGAATGGCACAAGATGGGCGCGGGCTGGTCCTGGACCCGCAAGGCGGGCAGCGACGTCGACCACGCGGCGGCCGCGGCCGACGGCTGGGCGGAGATCGCGCACCGGTTGGCCGATCAGCGTCACGACTTCTACGTGCTCGACGAGTTCACCTATCCGCTGAAGTGGGGTTGGGTGGACGTCGACGCGGTGGTGGGGGAGTTGGCCGCCCGGCCCGGTCATCAGCACGTGGTCATCACCGGGCGCGACGCGCCGCAGCGCCTGATCGACGCGGCCGACCTGGTGACCGAGATGACCAAGGTCAAACACCCGATGGACGCCGGGCGCAAGGGGCAGAAGGGCATCGAGTGGTGA
- the cobA gene encoding uroporphyrinogen-III C-methyltransferase yields the protein MTESAYLAGLRLTGKKVVVVGGGTVAQRRLPLLIASGADVHVISRSATRSVEVMTGITLALREYRDGDLDGAWYAIAATDDARVNEAVVAEAESRRIFCVRADIAVEGTAVTPASFDYAGLSVGVLAGGDHRRSAAIRSAIREALQTGLITPDSPVGSDVVKGGVALVGGGPGDPELITVRGRRLLAQADVVVADRLAPPELLAELPPHVEVIDAAKIPYGRAMAQDAINDVMIERARAGSFVVRLKGGDPFVFARGYEEVLACVEAGIPVTVVPGVTSAIGVPALAGVPVTHRAINHEFVVVSGHLPPGHPESLVNWDALAAMSGTIVLLMAVERIELFADALLKGGRPADTPVLVVQHGTTAAQHTLRATLADTPEKIRAEGIRPPAIVVIGAVAAFGL from the coding sequence GTGACCGAGAGCGCCTACCTCGCTGGGCTGCGGCTGACCGGAAAAAAAGTCGTCGTGGTCGGCGGCGGCACCGTCGCCCAGCGCCGGCTGCCCTTGCTGATCGCCAGCGGCGCCGACGTCCACGTCATCTCCCGCAGCGCCACCCGCTCGGTCGAGGTGATGACGGGAATCACCCTGGCGTTGCGCGAATACCGCGACGGCGACCTCGACGGGGCGTGGTACGCGATCGCGGCCACCGATGATGCCCGAGTCAACGAGGCGGTGGTCGCCGAGGCCGAAAGCCGGCGCATCTTCTGCGTCCGCGCCGACATCGCCGTCGAGGGGACCGCAGTAACCCCAGCGTCTTTCGACTACGCGGGGCTGTCCGTCGGAGTCCTGGCCGGCGGCGACCACCGCCGCTCGGCGGCGATCCGCTCGGCCATCCGCGAGGCGCTGCAGACCGGGCTCATCACGCCCGACAGCCCGGTCGGCTCCGACGTCGTCAAGGGTGGTGTCGCGCTGGTCGGCGGCGGACCGGGCGACCCCGAACTGATCACCGTGCGCGGCCGGCGCCTCCTGGCCCAGGCCGACGTCGTGGTCGCCGACCGCCTCGCGCCGCCGGAACTCCTCGCCGAGTTGCCGCCGCACGTCGAAGTCATCGACGCCGCCAAGATCCCGTACGGACGGGCCATGGCCCAGGACGCCATCAACGACGTCATGATCGAACGCGCCCGCGCCGGCAGCTTCGTGGTGCGCCTCAAGGGCGGTGACCCTTTCGTGTTCGCCCGCGGCTACGAAGAGGTGCTGGCGTGCGTCGAGGCCGGGATACCCGTGACGGTGGTGCCGGGTGTGACGAGTGCCATAGGAGTGCCCGCATTGGCGGGCGTTCCGGTCACGCATCGGGCGATCAATCACGAGTTCGTGGTGGTCAGCGGCCATCTGCCACCCGGCCATCCCGAATCGTTAGTGAATTGGGATGCACTGGCCGCAATGTCAGGCACGATTGTTTTGCTGATGGCGGTCGAACGCATCGAGCTTTTCGCCGACGCGCTGCTCAAAGGCGGCCGACCTGCGGATACCCCGGTGCTGGTGGTTCAGCACGGAACGACCGCCGCTCAGCACACTTTGCGGGCCACCTTGGCCGACACGCCCGAAAAGATCCGCGCCGAGGGTATCCGACCTCCCGCGATCGTCGTGATCGGCGCCGTGGCGGCCTTCGGGCTTTAA
- a CDS encoding cobyrinate a,c-diamide synthase: MSVPAVVVAAPASGSGKTTVATGLIGALRRVGHTVAPFKVGPDFIDPGYHGLAAGRPGRNLDPVLVGENLIGPLYAHGARGADIAVIEGVMGLFDGRIGPAATTPAAGSTAHVAGLLGAPVVLVVDARGQSQSIAALLHGFSTFDAATRIAGVILNRIGSDRHEQVLRQACEQAGVPVLGAIPRAAELELPTRYLGLITAVEYGQRAREAVAAMTELVARHVDLAAMAAVAGGRVAQPAWNPVTAVGETSGGRATVAVAAGKAFSFGYAEHSELLAAAGADVVEFDPLADALPDGTDAVLLPGGFPEQFTAELSANAVVRRQINQLAATGAPIHAECAGLIYLVSELDGHPMCGVLAGRARFTPRLTLAYRDAVAVADSSLYAAGQRAVGHEFHRTAVTFTDDYQPAWMYRTHDGDRQGGPVRDGVVHAGVHASYLHTHPAAAPEAVTRFVAHAGARLRRAGDRH, translated from the coding sequence GTGAGTGTTCCCGCCGTCGTCGTCGCCGCTCCCGCATCCGGCAGCGGAAAGACCACGGTGGCAACGGGTTTGATTGGCGCCTTGCGACGGGTGGGCCACACCGTGGCGCCCTTCAAGGTCGGCCCGGACTTCATCGATCCCGGCTACCACGGCCTGGCCGCCGGCCGGCCGGGCCGCAACCTCGATCCGGTGTTGGTGGGGGAGAACCTGATCGGCCCGCTCTACGCCCACGGCGCACGCGGCGCCGACATCGCCGTGATCGAAGGGGTGATGGGGCTGTTCGACGGGCGGATCGGGCCCGCCGCCACGACTCCCGCGGCCGGATCGACGGCGCACGTCGCCGGCCTGCTCGGTGCGCCGGTCGTGCTGGTCGTCGATGCGCGCGGGCAGAGCCAGAGCATAGCCGCTCTGCTGCACGGCTTTTCGACGTTCGACGCCGCCACCCGCATCGCCGGCGTGATCCTCAACCGCATCGGGTCGGACCGCCACGAGCAGGTGCTGCGGCAGGCCTGCGAACAGGCCGGTGTCCCGGTGCTGGGCGCCATCCCGCGCGCCGCTGAATTAGAGCTCCCGACAAGGTATTTGGGACTCATCACCGCCGTGGAGTACGGGCAGCGGGCGCGGGAGGCGGTGGCGGCGATGACCGAATTGGTCGCGCGCCACGTCGACTTGGCGGCCATGGCCGCCGTCGCCGGCGGCCGGGTCGCGCAGCCGGCGTGGAATCCCGTGACGGCGGTAGGGGAGACGTCCGGGGGACGCGCCACCGTCGCGGTGGCGGCCGGCAAGGCCTTCAGTTTCGGCTATGCCGAACACTCGGAGCTGCTGGCGGCCGCCGGTGCCGACGTCGTCGAATTCGACCCGCTCGCCGACGCCCTGCCCGACGGCACCGACGCGGTGTTGCTACCCGGTGGGTTTCCCGAACAGTTCACCGCGGAGCTCTCGGCCAATGCGGTCGTGCGCCGGCAGATCAACCAACTGGCCGCCACCGGCGCGCCGATACACGCCGAGTGCGCCGGGCTGATCTATCTGGTCTCCGAGCTCGACGGCCATCCGATGTGCGGTGTGCTGGCGGGGCGGGCGCGGTTCACGCCGCGGCTGACCCTGGCGTATCGCGACGCCGTCGCGGTCGCGGATTCGTCGTTGTATGCCGCCGGCCAGCGTGCGGTCGGACATGAATTCCACCGCACCGCAGTCACATTCACCGACGACTATCAGCCCGCCTGGATGTACCGGACCCACGACGGCGACCGGCAGGGCGGCCCCGTGCGCGACGGCGTCGTGCACGCCGGTGTGCACGCGTCGTATCTGCACACCCATCCGGCCGCGGCGCCGGAGGCGGTGACGCGGTTCGTCGCACACGCCGGCGCCCGGCTTCGCCGCGCTGGCGATCGCCACTAG
- the mqo gene encoding malate dehydrogenase (quinone) encodes MSATLGTLLHRLQPDWSMTFVERLDAVAAESSSPWNNAGTGHSALCELNYTPQRADGSIDIGKAVRINEQFQVTRQFWAHAVQNGILTDRRFLTAIPHASFVRSARGVEYLRRRQRALAPNPLFAGIELIEDAGEFAHRLPFMAAGRDFSEPTALNWAAHGTDVDFGALTRQLVGYCVRGGATALFGHEVRSLSRQSDGGWVLSIRNRRTGEKRRLKARFVFVGAGGDALPLLQKSGIREVRGFAGFPIGGRFLRAANPALTAAHRAKVYGAPAPGAPPLGALHLDLRYVNGRPWLVFGPYAGWSPKFLKHGHLTDLPRSVRPDNLASLLGVGVSQLTLLRYLLGQLRLSEPGRLRMLREFAPTATGSDWELTVAGQRVQVIRRDRRKGGVLDFDTTVVADAEGSIAGLLGGSPGASTAVPIMLGVLERCFANRFQSWLPALKEMVPSLGATLSDEPALYDEVFAWGTKALGLGVS; translated from the coding sequence ATGAGCGCGACGCTGGGAACGTTGCTGCACCGGCTGCAGCCGGACTGGTCGATGACCTTCGTGGAGCGTCTGGATGCCGTCGCCGCGGAGAGCAGCAGCCCCTGGAACAACGCCGGCACCGGCCATTCGGCGCTGTGCGAGCTGAACTACACCCCGCAGCGCGCCGACGGCTCGATCGACATCGGCAAAGCGGTGCGCATCAACGAGCAGTTCCAGGTGACCCGCCAGTTCTGGGCGCACGCCGTGCAGAACGGGATCCTGACCGATCGCCGCTTCCTCACCGCGATCCCGCACGCGAGCTTCGTGCGCAGCGCGCGCGGCGTCGAGTATCTGCGGCGCCGGCAGCGGGCGCTGGCGCCCAACCCACTGTTCGCCGGCATCGAATTGATCGAGGACGCGGGGGAGTTCGCCCACCGGTTGCCGTTCATGGCGGCCGGGCGCGATTTCTCCGAACCGACCGCGCTCAACTGGGCCGCCCACGGCACCGACGTCGACTTCGGCGCCCTGACCCGACAGCTCGTGGGGTACTGCGTGCGTGGCGGCGCGACGGCCCTGTTCGGCCACGAGGTGCGCAGCTTGTCCCGCCAGTCCGACGGCGGCTGGGTGCTGTCGATCCGCAACCGGCGCACCGGCGAAAAGCGCCGTCTGAAAGCCAGATTCGTGTTCGTCGGGGCCGGCGGTGATGCGCTGCCGCTGTTGCAGAAGTCCGGCATCCGCGAGGTCAGGGGGTTCGCCGGATTTCCGATCGGCGGCCGGTTCCTGCGCGCGGCCAACCCCGCGCTCACCGCCGCTCATCGGGCCAAGGTCTACGGAGCTCCGGCGCCGGGCGCGCCGCCGCTGGGCGCGCTGCATCTGGACCTGCGCTACGTCAACGGCAGGCCGTGGCTGGTGTTCGGCCCCTATGCGGGCTGGTCGCCGAAGTTCTTGAAGCATGGGCACCTCACCGATCTGCCCCGCTCGGTGCGGCCGGACAACCTGGCCTCGCTGCTCGGTGTCGGCGTCAGCCAGCTGACGCTGCTGCGATACCTGCTGGGTCAGCTGCGGCTCTCCGAACCGGGCCGGCTGCGCATGCTGCGCGAATTCGCGCCCACCGCAACGGGTTCGGATTGGGAGCTGACGGTGGCCGGTCAGCGCGTGCAGGTGATCCGGCGGGACAGGCGCAAGGGTGGGGTGCTCGACTTCGACACCACCGTGGTGGCCGACGCCGAGGGAAGCATCGCGGGGCTGCTCGGTGGCTCCCCGGGAGCGTCGACGGCGGTGCCGATCATGCTCGGGGTGCTGGAACGCTGTTTTGCCAACCGCTTTCAATCGTGGCTGCCGGCGCTCAAGGAGATGGTTCCGTCGCTGGGAGCGACGCTGTCGGATGAGCCGGCGCTGTACGACGAAGTCTTTGCCTGGGGAACGAAGGCGTTGGGGTTGGGCGTGTCATGA
- a CDS encoding magnesium chelatase subunit D family protein — protein sequence MKPYPFSAIVGHDQLRLALLLCAVRPEIGGALIRGEKGTAKSTAVRGLAALLSEATGSDAGLVEMPLGATEDRVIGSLDLQRVLRDGEHAFSPGLLARAHGGVLYVDEVNLLHDHLVDVLLDAAAMGRVHIERDGISHSHEARFVLIGTMNPEEGELRPQLLDRFGLTVDVHASRDVDVRVEVIRQRMAYEADPEGFAERYADADAELARRIATARALVDEVVLPDNELRRIAALCAAFDVDGMRADLVVARTAVAHAAWRGAHTVEEEDIRVAAELALPHRRRRDPFDDPGIDRDQLDEALAQAGSDTDPDPDPDPPGGGESTRTEHDAPQQHSSDGGAPQAPKTGRSAPPAKTFRTRALRVPGVGEGAPGRRSRARNAGGSVIAAADANDTSCAGHGLHLFATLLSAAERAGAGPLRPRPDDVRRAVREGREGNLVIFVVDASGSMAARDRMSAVSGAALSLLRDAYQRRDKVAVITFRQQEARLLLPPTSSAHIAGRRLASFDTGGKTPLAEGLLAARELIVREKARDRARRSLVVVLTDGRATAGPDPLGRSRTAAARLVAEGAAAVVVDCETSLVRLGLAEQLARQLGAPAIRLEELHADSLTRAVRDAA from the coding sequence GTGAAGCCCTACCCGTTCAGCGCCATCGTCGGGCACGACCAGCTGCGCCTGGCCCTGCTGCTGTGTGCCGTGCGTCCGGAGATCGGCGGCGCGCTCATCCGCGGCGAGAAGGGCACGGCCAAGTCGACGGCCGTGCGCGGCCTTGCGGCGTTGCTGTCCGAGGCCACCGGGAGCGACGCCGGCCTGGTCGAAATGCCGCTCGGGGCAACCGAAGACCGGGTGATCGGCTCGCTGGACCTGCAACGGGTGTTGCGCGACGGCGAGCACGCGTTCTCGCCGGGCCTGCTGGCCCGCGCGCACGGCGGGGTGCTCTACGTCGACGAGGTCAACCTGCTGCACGACCACCTTGTCGACGTGCTGCTCGACGCCGCGGCGATGGGGCGGGTGCACATCGAACGCGACGGCATCTCGCATTCGCACGAGGCTCGATTCGTGTTGATCGGCACCATGAATCCCGAAGAGGGCGAACTGCGTCCGCAGCTGCTGGACCGGTTCGGGCTCACCGTCGACGTCCACGCCTCGCGCGACGTCGACGTGCGGGTGGAGGTCATCCGGCAGCGGATGGCCTACGAGGCCGACCCTGAGGGTTTCGCCGAGCGCTACGCCGACGCCGACGCGGAGCTCGCCCGCCGCATCGCCACCGCGCGTGCGCTGGTCGACGAAGTGGTATTGCCGGACAACGAATTACGGCGCATCGCCGCATTGTGCGCGGCGTTCGACGTCGACGGGATGCGCGCCGATCTGGTGGTGGCCCGCACCGCCGTCGCACACGCCGCGTGGCGCGGCGCGCACACCGTCGAGGAAGAAGACATCCGGGTGGCCGCCGAACTGGCGCTGCCGCACCGGCGCCGCCGCGATCCGTTCGACGACCCGGGCATCGACCGCGACCAGCTGGACGAGGCCCTGGCGCAAGCCGGCTCCGACACGGATCCCGATCCCGACCCCGACCCGCCCGGCGGTGGCGAGTCCACCCGCACTGAACACGATGCACCACAACAGCATTCATCGGACGGCGGCGCGCCCCAGGCCCCGAAGACCGGGCGCAGCGCGCCGCCGGCGAAGACCTTCCGCACCCGCGCGCTGCGAGTTCCGGGGGTCGGGGAGGGCGCGCCCGGGCGCCGGTCGCGGGCCCGCAACGCCGGCGGCAGCGTCATCGCCGCCGCCGACGCGAACGACACGAGTTGCGCCGGGCACGGGCTGCACTTGTTCGCTACGCTGCTGTCTGCCGCCGAGCGCGCCGGTGCCGGCCCGCTGCGGCCGCGGCCCGACGATGTGCGCCGCGCCGTGCGCGAGGGGCGCGAGGGCAATCTGGTGATCTTCGTGGTGGACGCGTCGGGTTCGATGGCGGCGCGCGATCGCATGTCCGCGGTCAGCGGCGCCGCGCTGTCGCTGCTGCGCGACGCATATCAGCGGCGCGACAAGGTCGCCGTGATCACGTTCCGGCAGCAGGAGGCTCGGCTGTTGTTGCCGCCGACGTCGTCGGCGCACATCGCGGGTCGGCGGCTGGCGAGCTTCGACACCGGCGGCAAAACCCCGCTGGCCGAAGGCCTGCTGGCCGCGCGTGAACTCATCGTGCGGGAGAAGGCGCGTGACCGGGCGCGGCGCTCGCTGGTGGTGGTGCTGACTGACGGCCGGGCCACCGCCGGTCCGGATCCGTTGGGGCGCAGTCGAACCGCGGCGGCCCGGCTGGTCGCCGAGGGTGCGGCCGCGGTGGTCGTCGACTGCGAAACGTCGTTGGTGCGGCTGGGTCTGGCCGAGCAGCTCGCCCGCCAGCTCGGTGCCCCGGCCATCCGGCTCGAAGAGTTGCACGCGGATTCCCTGACGCGTGCGGTGCGCGACGCGGCCTGA
- a CDS encoding GNAT family N-acetyltransferase, giving the protein MTEALRRIWAKDLDAQTLYELLKLRVEVFVVEQAIPYPELDGRDLLAETRHFWLETPDGEVISTLRLMEEHAGGEKVFRIGRLCTKRNARGQGHTTRLLRAALAEVGDYPCRINAQTYLADMYAQHGFVRDGDDFLDDGVPHVPMLRPGSGLAAQP; this is encoded by the coding sequence GTGACAGAAGCACTGCGACGTATTTGGGCCAAAGACCTTGACGCCCAGACACTCTACGAGCTACTCAAGCTCCGGGTGGAGGTGTTCGTCGTCGAACAGGCGATCCCGTATCCGGAGCTCGACGGGCGCGACCTGCTCGCCGAGACCCGGCACTTCTGGCTGGAAACGCCCGACGGCGAGGTGATCTCCACGCTGCGGCTGATGGAGGAGCACGCCGGCGGCGAGAAGGTGTTCCGGATCGGGCGGCTGTGCACCAAGCGCAATGCGCGCGGCCAGGGGCACACCACCCGGCTGCTGCGCGCGGCGCTCGCCGAGGTGGGCGACTACCCGTGCCGGATCAACGCGCAGACCTATCTGGCGGACATGTACGCCCAGCACGGATTCGTCCGCGACGGCGACGATTTCCTGGACGACGGCGTTCCGCACGTGCCCATGCTGCGGCCCGGATCGGGTTTGGCGGCGCAGCCGTGA